From Deferribacter autotrophicus, the proteins below share one genomic window:
- the hisS gene encoding histidine--tRNA ligase: MFKKVKGFRDIFGKDTFYWQMVEDRFKSFFSKFGYEEIKIPILERTDLFVRGIGETTDIVEKEMFTFQDRDGTYLSLRPEGTAPVVRSFIENKLYEPPSIRKYYYYGPMFRRERPQKGRFRQFYQVGIEAFGSVSPLLDAEVIYILYSFLNSFGINEYLRMEINSIGCPECRPNYREKLVEYLEKYKSDLCKDCNNRLGRNPLRILDCKVESCKDIVKDAPLILDYLCNDCAGHFEKLKEYLDDFGVEFVVNPKIVRGLDYYVKTAFEMVTDKLGASSAVGAGGRYDGLIKALGGPDIPGIGFAIGVDRLVELIKIKQDVEYRLIDCYVITFDEYVKQAVSLVNLLRNEGFNVTLGYDLGSIKSEMKKANRLGAKTVLIIGEDEVKNGVITLKNMDSGEQLQVTNDELLNRLKKIIN; this comes from the coding sequence TTGTTTAAAAAGGTAAAAGGGTTCAGAGATATTTTTGGCAAAGATACCTTTTATTGGCAGATGGTTGAAGATAGATTTAAAAGTTTTTTTTCGAAGTTTGGTTATGAAGAGATTAAAATTCCGATTTTAGAACGTACGGATTTGTTTGTGAGAGGTATAGGAGAAACCACCGATATTGTTGAAAAGGAGATGTTTACATTCCAAGATAGAGATGGCACATACCTATCTTTGAGACCTGAAGGGACTGCTCCTGTAGTGAGAAGTTTTATTGAAAATAAGCTATATGAGCCACCTTCAATTAGGAAATATTATTATTATGGTCCGATGTTTAGAAGAGAAAGGCCTCAAAAGGGTAGATTTAGACAATTTTATCAAGTGGGGATAGAAGCATTTGGATCAGTTTCTCCGTTACTTGATGCTGAAGTTATTTATATCCTTTATAGTTTTTTAAATAGCTTTGGAATCAATGAATATTTAAGAATGGAGATTAATTCTATCGGTTGCCCTGAATGTAGACCAAATTATAGAGAGAAACTTGTAGAATATTTAGAAAAATATAAAAGTGATTTGTGTAAAGATTGTAACAATAGATTGGGCAGAAACCCTTTAAGAATTCTTGATTGTAAAGTGGAATCTTGTAAGGATATTGTAAAAGATGCACCTTTGATTTTAGATTATTTATGCAATGATTGTGCCGGGCATTTTGAAAAATTGAAAGAATATCTAGATGATTTTGGAGTGGAATTTGTAGTAAATCCCAAGATCGTTAGAGGCCTTGATTATTATGTGAAGACTGCATTTGAAATGGTAACGGATAAACTGGGAGCTTCATCAGCAGTAGGAGCTGGTGGAAGGTATGATGGTTTAATAAAAGCACTCGGTGGACCTGATATCCCAGGGATCGGGTTTGCAATTGGTGTGGATAGACTTGTGGAACTTATTAAAATTAAACAGGATGTGGAATACAGGTTGATCGATTGTTATGTAATCACTTTTGATGAGTATGTTAAGCAAGCTGTTTCGTTGGTAAATCTTCTTAGAAATGAAGGTTTTAATGTTACTCTAGGATATGATTTGGGGAGTATAAAGTCAGAAATGAAAAAGGCTAACCGTTTAGGTGCCAAGACAGTATTGATAATTGGTGAAGATGAAGTGAAAAATGGTGTGATTACTCTCAAAAATATGGATAGTGGAGAGCAATTGCAAGTAACAAATGATGAGTTGTTAAATAGATTGAAAAAAATAATAAATTAA
- a CDS encoding PPC domain-containing DNA-binding protein, translating into MRNYKVKNIFRTKLKKGDDLYYSIMNIIDKNSIETGLIIGIGAVKKANIAYFNQKKKEYENFHFDEAMEIVSLKGNISLKENKPFAHIHVSLARSDYSVVGGHLLPNTIVYACEIDIIEYEGKTINRVYDEETNLYLWDL; encoded by the coding sequence ATGAGAAATTACAAAGTAAAAAATATATTCAGAACCAAGTTAAAAAAAGGTGATGATTTGTATTATTCTATAATGAATATTATTGATAAAAATTCAATAGAAACAGGTCTTATCATAGGTATTGGCGCTGTAAAAAAAGCTAACATTGCATACTTTAATCAGAAAAAAAAGGAATACGAAAATTTTCACTTCGATGAAGCTATGGAAATTGTCAGTTTAAAAGGTAATATTTCATTAAAAGAGAATAAACCTTTTGCTCACATTCACGTATCATTAGCAAGGAGCGATTATTCTGTTGTGGGAGGACATTTATTGCCAAATACCATTGTATATGCATGTGAAATAGACATTATTGAATACGAAGGTAAAACTATAAACAGAGTTTATGATGAAGAAACCAATCTTTACTTATGGGATTTATAG
- a CDS encoding SOS response-associated peptidase family protein, with product MCAGLLFRESLNKTEFNVFFPRPYAKIHFINETGEKDIALWGLRNEKEKEELKVDLPITGWAKIESIKKGYWNKFNPQKVYIPAIKFMEKDSQKKSHWFELKDNEFILALLVKQNNIKVCYIITKPAPEKYKFIHDRWVLITSKTAFLKEL from the coding sequence ATGTGTGCAGGCCTTCTTTTTCGTGAAAGTTTAAATAAGACAGAATTCAATGTATTTTTCCCTCGTCCTTATGCAAAAATACACTTTATCAATGAAACAGGTGAGAAAGATATCGCTTTATGGGGGCTAAGAAACGAAAAAGAAAAAGAAGAATTAAAAGTTGATTTGCCAATCACTGGTTGGGCTAAAATTGAGAGTATTAAGAAAGGCTATTGGAATAAATTTAACCCACAAAAAGTTTATATCCCTGCAATTAAATTTATGGAAAAAGATAGTCAAAAAAAATCTCATTGGTTTGAATTGAAAGATAACGAGTTTATTTTAGCTCTTTTAGTAAAACAGAATAATATTAAAGTTTGTTATATAATAACTAAACCAGCTCCCGAAAAATACAAATTTATCCACGATAGATGGGTACTAATAACTAGTAAAACTGCTTTTTTGAAAGAGTTATAA
- a CDS encoding XRE family transcriptional regulator → MLTNKEIVNKLRVAIKNSSKPAKKIAELAGISEVTLYRILNGQRNLNNLDTLQKLAKALNLPLGYFFGEADMQNKALNDFDNIPDIRILYGDLESLKELDLSGYLKIPLMRSKAAATPYVIEISNDDIDGWVCISTDKIPKNISEKCFAFRVKGDSMEPMLQENDLVAILPYSSQPDLFSLKYSNVYLVRMPDGNGEYGLTLKHIKVIDRNTVVLVSDNKNYEPVTINLRETPGFKVVGRVVWMWREF, encoded by the coding sequence ATGCTCACTAATAAAGAAATTGTAAATAAACTCAGGGTTGCAATTAAAAACAGTAGTAAGCCAGCCAAAAAAATAGCTGAATTAGCTGGTATTTCAGAAGTTACTTTGTACCGAATTTTAAATGGTCAAAGAAATCTAAATAATCTTGACACCCTTCAAAAACTTGCAAAAGCGTTAAACTTACCGTTAGGTTATTTCTTCGGAGAGGCTGATATGCAAAATAAAGCTTTGAACGATTTTGATAATATTCCGGATATAAGAATTTTGTATGGTGATCTTGAAAGTTTAAAGGAATTGGATTTGTCTGGATACTTAAAAATACCTTTAATGAGATCAAAAGCCGCAGCTACACCGTATGTTATTGAAATATCAAACGACGATATTGATGGCTGGGTTTGCATAAGTACTGATAAAATACCAAAAAATATCAGTGAAAAGTGTTTTGCTTTTCGGGTGAAAGGGGATAGTATGGAACCAATGTTACAAGAGAATGATTTAGTGGCAATACTACCGTATTCCTCTCAACCTGATTTGTTTTCTCTGAAATATTCAAATGTGTACCTGGTTAGAATGCCAGATGGAAATGGAGAATATGGACTAACACTAAAGCATATAAAAGTTATTGATAGAAATACTGTAGTCTTAGTTTCTGATAATAAGAATTATGAACCTGTAACTATAAATTTAAGAGAAACTCCTGGCTTTAAAGTTGTAGGCAGGGTTGTCTGGATGTGGAGAGAATTTTAA
- a CDS encoding AzlD domain-containing protein: MPYSNIEIWITFFICGVLTFLIRFSFIQFANEKLINRLKEVFSFMPASILSALVFAGVFEKGIKSIEVSNIKIYASLFALFIAVRYKNTILTILSGLLVVWIYTIFKTFV; this comes from the coding sequence ATGCCGTATAGCAATATTGAAATTTGGATTACTTTTTTTATTTGTGGAGTATTAACGTTTTTAATCAGATTCTCTTTTATTCAGTTTGCAAATGAAAAACTTATAAACAGATTAAAAGAAGTTTTTAGTTTTATGCCTGCAAGCATACTTTCTGCATTGGTTTTTGCAGGAGTTTTTGAAAAAGGTATTAAAAGCATTGAAGTTTCAAATATTAAAATATATGCAAGCCTTTTTGCACTTTTTATAGCAGTAAGATATAAAAATACAATTTTGACAATATTATCTGGTCTGTTAGTAGTTTGGATTTATACAATTTTTAAGACTTTTGTATAA
- a CDS encoding AzlC family ABC transporter permease codes for MKDFLKGVKEVSPIISGVVPFGLIYGVSAINYGLNEIQTISMSYIIFAGASQIALVNQMFIDSSIFVSVATVFMINLRMAMYSASISPYFKDNNIFTKIIVSYLLTDQAYAVSIAKFNEDENINKVKFFLGAGITMWISWQISTVIGVFLGKTLPKGLSLEFAIPLTFLALLRPFLNKKYFVVTAIISGFTMIIFRNLPYNFGFFIAVFAGIFSGLFFKRLKNAV; via the coding sequence ATGAAAGATTTTCTAAAAGGGGTCAAAGAAGTTTCACCAATTATCTCGGGAGTTGTTCCTTTTGGTCTAATATATGGAGTATCTGCCATAAATTATGGACTTAACGAAATACAGACGATCTCTATGTCGTACATAATATTTGCAGGGGCATCACAAATTGCCCTTGTAAATCAAATGTTTATTGACAGTTCCATATTTGTTTCTGTTGCAACTGTGTTTATGATTAACTTAAGAATGGCAATGTATAGTGCCTCAATTTCACCATATTTTAAAGACAACAATATCTTTACAAAGATAATTGTTTCTTATCTGTTAACTGACCAAGCCTATGCTGTATCTATTGCTAAGTTTAATGAGGATGAGAATATAAATAAAGTAAAATTTTTTCTTGGAGCTGGAATTACAATGTGGATTTCCTGGCAAATCTCAACTGTTATAGGAGTATTCTTAGGTAAAACTCTGCCTAAAGGATTGTCCCTTGAGTTTGCAATTCCCCTTACTTTTCTTGCACTTTTAAGACCGTTTTTGAATAAAAAATATTTTGTAGTAACTGCTATAATATCAGGATTTACTATGATTATTTTTAGAAACCTCCCCTATAATTTTGGTTTCTTTATTGCAGTCTTTGCAGGAATATTTTCAGGATTATTTTTTAAAAGGTTAAAAAATGCCGTATAG
- a CDS encoding helix-turn-helix domain-containing protein, translating into MKQELEIISENLKRIRETRGLTLEQLSEITGVSKSMLRQIETGKSIPTIATIWKIANGLKVSFTYLMVRQKKEVIVKKLTEGKMLSAEKGKYRIYPVIPFDPKRAFEMYYMEIDPGTIYKSEPHEGETEEIIIVQEGNLIIEIENKEYSIKKDELLKFNANVKHIYKNPGDTLVKAIIEIVYP; encoded by the coding sequence ATGAAACAAGAATTAGAGATTATTTCTGAAAATTTGAAAAGAATTCGGGAAACAAGAGGACTTACCCTTGAGCAACTGTCTGAAATTACAGGTGTCAGTAAAAGTATGCTCAGACAGATTGAAACAGGAAAGTCAATCCCTACCATAGCTACGATCTGGAAAATAGCAAATGGCTTAAAAGTATCTTTTACGTATTTGATGGTCAGGCAGAAAAAAGAAGTTATTGTTAAAAAACTTACCGAAGGAAAGATGCTTTCGGCTGAAAAGGGAAAATACAGAATTTATCCTGTCATCCCCTTTGATCCTAAAAGAGCATTTGAAATGTACTATATGGAGATTGATCCTGGCACAATCTATAAATCAGAACCACATGAAGGTGAAACAGAAGAGATTATCATTGTACAGGAAGGTAATCTGATAATAGAAATTGAAAATAAAGAGTATTCTATTAAAAAAGATGAATTATTAAAATTTAACGCTAATGTAAAACATATCTACAAAAACCCTGGGGATACACTCGTAAAGGCAATAATAGAAATAGTTTATCCATAA
- a CDS encoding diguanylate cyclase: MRKKRNLIYLINFIFLWLLLIYLSFYCNYLNAINNHKRIILQSARSLFHFIVITRNWNARHGGVYVIVNEKTKPNPYLKDPMRDIIVNDKLMLTKINPAYMTRQISEIAQEQNGIKFHITSLNPIRPQNKPTPLETKFLKDFEKGIKEKGTFINNGEDKYFFYMAPLITEESCLKCHEEQGYKVGDIRGGISITVPDNVKISLSSLLIGHVIIGIIGLLIILFSGMKLVIAYEKIRKQALYDNLTEIPNRKYFFDRLYMEYNRCKRYKQPLSIILCDIDDFKSYNDTYGHIQGDKCLKKVARTIKASLRRPGDFCARYGGEEFIVLLPDTSADGAIYLAEKIRYNVEKLRITHKNSPYNVVTLSIGVATKKANMEITAIELIKFADSALYRAKENGKNRIEFCERLDDT, from the coding sequence ATGAGGAAGAAAAGAAATTTAATTTATTTAATTAATTTTATTTTTTTATGGTTATTGCTAATATATTTATCGTTTTATTGTAATTATTTAAATGCAATAAACAATCATAAAAGAATTATTTTACAATCTGCAAGAAGTTTGTTCCATTTCATAGTAATAACTCGTAATTGGAATGCTCGCCATGGTGGAGTTTATGTTATTGTCAACGAAAAGACAAAACCTAATCCATACCTTAAGGATCCAATGAGAGATATAATCGTTAATGATAAGTTAATGCTGACGAAAATAAATCCTGCTTATATGACCAGGCAAATATCAGAAATTGCACAGGAGCAAAACGGGATAAAATTTCATATAACAAGTCTTAATCCAATTCGGCCTCAAAATAAACCAACACCATTGGAAACAAAATTTTTAAAAGATTTTGAAAAAGGAATTAAAGAAAAAGGAACATTTATTAACAATGGTGAAGACAAATATTTTTTTTATATGGCTCCATTAATAACAGAGGAATCATGTTTGAAATGTCATGAAGAACAGGGATATAAAGTTGGAGATATAAGAGGTGGAATAAGCATAACTGTACCTGATAATGTAAAAATATCTCTTTCATCTTTATTGATAGGACATGTTATCATAGGAATCATTGGTTTATTGATTATATTATTTAGCGGTATGAAATTAGTAATAGCCTATGAGAAAATAAGAAAACAAGCCTTATATGACAATTTAACCGAAATTCCTAATCGTAAATATTTTTTTGATAGATTATATATGGAATATAATAGATGTAAAAGATACAAGCAGCCTTTGTCGATAATATTGTGTGATATAGATGATTTTAAATCTTATAATGATACTTATGGGCATATACAGGGAGACAAATGTTTAAAAAAAGTTGCACGAACTATAAAGGCATCTCTAAGAAGACCAGGTGATTTTTGTGCCAGGTATGGTGGAGAAGAGTTTATTGTTTTACTTCCAGATACGTCAGCTGATGGTGCGATTTATTTAGCTGAGAAAATTAGATATAATGTTGAAAAACTTAGAATAACTCATAAAAATTCACCTTATAATGTTGTAACTTTAAGCATTGGTGTTGCCACTAAAAAAGCTAATATGGAAATTACAGCTATTGAATTAATCAAATTTGCTGATTCTGCCTTATATAGAGCAAAAGAAAACGGTAAAAATCGAATTGAATTTTGCGAGAGACTCGACGATACTTAA
- a CDS encoding sensor domain-containing protein — protein sequence MINLLNSEITYLLLKLIDSTDDLVFIKKREKDDKFRIIFVNRAFTNFFELKDEEIIGKTNFEFLPYDIARMCEISDKNAWKKGTFNHSLEKAIKGNKTHYLHVIKIPIKNKMGEVIAIVGHARDVTKLVKAKENLQILNKKLIFMAECDQLTGLYNRMKFKNEIKNRIKEGTPFSIAVIDLDNFMRINQSYGFDAGDNVLKVIAKELENEFSDQILGKTGGDEFAILFDGINDKEIILKEAYKIKTKLENMEIPIYNANITYSPSATVAVFCYNNEFKIDYQELLSNLKLTIIRGKEVGKGNIVVFDERLDSKERVKKLIKEENILMTAIKHKRIVSFFHPILCTKTGQIVAYEALARIKIGKEYISIGQFLNTAITSGLITKIDSLMLDYLNENHDRLRDLNIFINLSYKSFLNKDIIVKLKNSKVNLTLEITEQIAVENLHLLQEIHSKINRNYVVDDFGIGYSSLKTVIDMVSKGLISYLKIDGSLITDIDKNNEKRNVIDAIITIARKLGLKTIAEFIEDKKTFEILQELGVDYVQGFYFSKPLHIEELKVQLFEQVEKS from the coding sequence ATGATTAATTTATTGAATAGTGAGATTACGTATTTATTGTTGAAATTGATTGATTCTACTGATGACCTCGTATTCATAAAAAAAAGGGAAAAAGATGATAAATTTAGGATTATATTTGTAAATAGGGCGTTTACTAATTTTTTTGAGTTAAAAGATGAAGAAATAATTGGTAAAACTAACTTTGAATTTTTACCATACGATATAGCTAGAATGTGTGAAATATCTGATAAAAATGCTTGGAAAAAAGGTACATTTAATCATTCTTTAGAAAAAGCAATCAAAGGTAATAAAACCCACTATCTTCATGTCATAAAAATTCCCATAAAAAACAAGATGGGTGAAGTGATTGCTATTGTTGGTCATGCAAGGGATGTGACTAAACTAGTAAAAGCAAAAGAAAATCTTCAGATACTTAATAAAAAATTAATTTTTATGGCAGAATGTGATCAGCTGACAGGTTTATACAATAGAATGAAGTTTAAAAATGAAATAAAGAATAGGATAAAAGAAGGTACCCCTTTTTCAATAGCAGTAATTGATTTGGATAATTTTATGAGAATAAATCAAAGTTATGGTTTTGATGCAGGTGATAATGTGTTGAAAGTAATTGCTAAAGAACTAGAAAACGAATTTTCAGACCAAATACTTGGTAAAACGGGTGGAGATGAATTTGCTATATTGTTTGATGGCATCAATGATAAAGAAATTATTTTAAAAGAAGCATACAAAATTAAAACGAAATTAGAAAACATGGAAATACCAATTTATAATGCTAATATAACATATTCTCCATCAGCAACAGTTGCTGTGTTTTGTTATAATAATGAGTTTAAAATAGATTATCAGGAATTGTTGTCAAATCTCAAATTAACGATCATAAGGGGTAAAGAAGTTGGTAAAGGTAACATTGTAGTTTTTGATGAAAGATTGGACAGTAAAGAAAGAGTAAAAAAGCTCATTAAAGAAGAAAATATATTAATGACAGCAATTAAACATAAAAGAATAGTAAGTTTTTTCCATCCTATTCTCTGTACAAAAACAGGCCAAATTGTTGCTTACGAAGCGCTAGCAAGGATAAAAATTGGTAAAGAATATATCTCTATAGGTCAGTTTTTAAATACAGCAATCACGTCTGGATTGATAACAAAAATTGATAGTTTGATGTTGGATTATTTAAACGAAAATCATGATAGATTAAGAGATCTAAATATATTTATAAATTTATCATATAAGTCATTTTTGAATAAAGATATTATAGTAAAACTCAAGAATTCAAAAGTTAATTTAACATTAGAAATTACTGAACAAATTGCAGTGGAAAATTTGCATCTACTTCAGGAAATACACTCTAAAATCAATAGGAATTATGTTGTTGATGATTTTGGCATTGGTTATTCTTCTTTGAAAACAGTAATTGATATGGTGTCAAAAGGGTTAATTTCATATTTAAAAATAGATGGATCACTTATAACTGATATAGATAAAAATAATGAAAAAAGGAATGTTATTGATGCGATAATAACAATTGCTAGAAAGCTTGGATTAAAAACTATCGCTGAATTCATTGAAGATAAAAAGACATTTGAAATTTTGCAAGAACTTGGGGTTGATTATGTTCAGGGATTTTATTTTTCTAAACCTTTACATATTGAAGAACTTAAAGTCCAATTATTCGAGCAAGTTGAAAAATCATAA